ttttttatattcacttTCCTTTATTTGCTGCAGCTGCACTGTACTTCACTCTTCCCTAGAAGGTGTACGTGTAAATCCTAATCAATAAATGGGCTTTGTTTGTATCACatataaattgtacaaaaacctATCCTACCACAAGGAATGCATTTACttaacacactttttcctctttccgcgctttttttttgactgCATTTCGCCTTTTTGCTATTTACTTCCattgtcttttttcttcttttaataacGAATGTATAAATGTGTATTTTATCGTTTCAATATAACGACAAACGTACACACacgatttttgtttataatttacaGCAAAATTACGCGTTTATGCTGCAAAAAAGAGTTAACTCCAAACGACCGAAATGTCAACTGCTAGGGAGTCTTTcagtatgtttgtttttttttgtttgtttcttcttttcgttcgAGAACACAGTTAGATAGTTGTTAGACATTGTTGGGAGAAGTAGAAGGGTGCTGGATGCCGGTGAAGCTAACGTGCTTTAGTTAATAAGTGAACATGTTTGCCGTTcgggttttgttggttgtCGGGTTGACCAGtcgagatttttgttttgttttgttttcctgtttgtacacaactttcactttcactatCCACCATATTTTGCAAATGTGCAAATTTCGCAATCTTTGGAGGACTAAAGTATTGTACAAAAATATACTAACGCTTCCGCTTTTTGGGGCACGCCGCCCGTTTCGAATTTGCTTTGCAAGCTACTAGAACTTTCAGACATTCATTATTTATCGAGTTTGCGCCCAATGTTGGGCCATTAGACGCAGGGAATACAACCGCTTACATTATTTGTGACCAAACCATACTCAAGTACATATTCACTTAGTCACAGGGAAGGGAGTGGTGGTGGGGGAGGGCTTCGGGGATGAAGTAACACGATCGATACGTCCACAGaggaaatcaaaaaattcatccatcCAGGTTAATCGCTAACATATTATCAAGGGATCTGTAAGTTAGTCTTTTAGGGTCTTCCCACTTCTTTTGTGCACCGGCGGCTTCTTGGTACATTCTATACCGGGAAGGGACAAATGCGCCATCGCTTCGAATACTTAATTTCCTCATGTATACACTACGTTTATATCACAATCAAAAACTCAAATACATAATAGCGTAACTACTGGCCTGGTTGTGTCGGGTGTGCTTCTGGCTTTATGCTCCGACACTGCATTTGTAGGGTGAGGCCATCCGTACAATTCACGCATGCCAGTGCTTAATTTGTGTGTATTGTGCGCTACAATTATTGTTCAACAGCTAGCAATTTCACTTTACGCTAAACGAACAATTCCCTAGGTGTGTTTCGCTAACGAGCAAAAACAAGACACttgctgttttgttctttgtaTGCGTGTGCGTCCTGTGTGCTCTAAAACTAAACCACGCAATCGTCCACGTTCGTGGTGATCGACGCGAATCGAGTATATTGATAAGCCCCGGGTTACTAATATTTGTTCTTGCTTTCACTATTGCTTAATGATGCCAATTGTGATtatactttccttttttgttccattagcattttgttttatgtatctTTGTGTTGAATATGAATGCAGAAAACCCATTTCATTATTCGAGACATCATTTCAAGGGagtaaataaaaccattttctaACTTATGCTTCCGAAACTGTCGCCAAACTACATTTTAAACAGTTGAATGGGAGAGAAATGATAATACTGCGCCACTGCACTAGCACTGAAATTAAATACTGTTTTCGAAGAATGGTTCTACCCAttccgttccatttttttcacacTGATCTCTATAAGAAGTGAAAGTGTAAAGTAAACTACTATTCCAATTTCCACATGTCGTTGCCACCCTCTCGCAAGTGAGCAGTCTAATCGTAATACATTTACATCAAGCAGCACCATTACCCGATCTAACCACTGGGCACTGGTTATCCGCGGCAATCCGAAAATACACACGTCGTTTAAGCAAGAACACTTTGGTGATGTAAACTAATctccaaaatttcatttaaataatacGAGATAATGAGACACGGAAACGGTATCGTCAAACTAGGATAAAATTATACTCTACACTGGAAAAATTGCACTGTGTTTGTGGCTGTGTGCTGTATCGCTTCGTTTGTTCGGCAAAGGATAGCGACTAAAAACAATAGGAACCGATCGGTATAGTACTgtgatgttaaaaaataataggaAAATGCCACACTTCACGCCTTAATTTTCATGACTACCATCGATGAGCGATTCGTGCTGCTCCTCTAGGTCCGGTATTCGTACGACATTCGCTTTCCGGCAGTTCCACAACCGTCGGTACATTAGTTTGCCAAATTTAAGCAGTGGATCACAGTCGTCAAATTTTACCAGAAACGCGACTAGCACCAGCGACAGGAACATGGGTAGGGAGCCGAGATAGAACAGCAGCGGATACGTTTTGCCGTGCAGCACCATATCGAATAGCATTGCGAGCGGTATCTGTAGCGATATTGCGACCGTACCGATAAGGGATGACGTTAAAAAGCAGCCCCTGCAAACAAGAAGAGTAAACAATTGGTCATCAGAAAGTTAAACAATGAATTCGTAACGTTCGTCGCCTTACCAAAGCCACAACGCCTCCGACAGCACCGTTCCGATCAGTCCGTTCAGGAAAAGTACAATAAACTGCCGTCTCGACGGTAGCTCAAATACTTCGAGCTGGGAAAAATTCAACACGAATAAAAGTGgccacaacagcaacagattCCACAGCCCTACAAAGCCAAAGAAGAGTGGGATGCTTATCTTTTCTTCGGTGTCGCTTTTACGCTTGACTAGCACCAGATAGGACGCGTAGAAGAATGCACTCAGCAGTGCCAGAACGATACCGCGCGACATTTTTGGCTCATCTATTTCCGACATCGAAACCATCACCTGTCCATAATTGATGAAGATGAATAAAAGGGGAATTAATGAATTTAAcgaactcatttttgtttgtgcaaatgAATCACTTACCGCACCAGAAATGCTCAGAAGCACGGCGAAACATTTCGAGAAGGTAAATTTATCACCACACGACGAAGGGAACATGGCGGCAAGAATGAGCGTGAAAAAGCTCGAGCTAGAACTGAGCAGCGTTACCATCGCCGTTTCACTCGGCTCCAGTGCCAGCTGGAACATATAGTTGGCAATAAACCactgaaagggaaaaaaaatccccagcCCCGAAAAGGAAGGGAAAGCAATCGGGTCGTTAGCTTAATTGCGTTGCCAGAAAACCAACATCCGGACGGGCTTACCAGCACGCAAAACAGCAAAGCAGTTCGGGCCGTTTTGTGGTGTGATTTTTGCCGATGAACTCGCAGACTGGCGGCGTACGAGAGTCGCGACATCAGAGCCTCAGACGCTTCGTGCGGTGACATTTCGCGAACTTCGGCCACCTTGCTGAACCGCACGCTTCGTATGCTGGAGTCATCACTTTCCGTACCGGACACTTGCGAGTCCGTTTTGATGGGTACAAACGAAGAATCGCTCtgtgggaaaaaaggaagaaaggtaCCCTTGTATAATGGTCGCGGTTGTGGGGGGAagatttttcgttttgctttcgattcTTACCAAACTAGATGTCCCATTGGCATAGTATCCTTCGTCCTCCTCGATCGTATCCATCAGCTGCGAATGGGCGCGTGGACAGAAAGTCGTTAATCTTTATTCACGATGCAGTGCCTTTATGGCATCGCGGGGAGTTAGGTCGATTGCTTACCGAATAGTTGCCATTTCGGGCACAACTCTCCTTCCATGGTGCTATCAAACCGAGCACTATCAAGTATATGGTGAACATCGATGCCTTGAAGTAGGTGCAGAAGAACGGTTTGTCGtagttttcattttcgtaCAAGAACTAGAACGAAAACGGGAGGAAAAGCGTAATGAATGGTAAGCTTAACTTATTGGTAATGCCACCATAAGTAAGACACAGGGCTAATTAAAGGGTTCTGGTGCTACCGACCTTGGTTAGTTCGCTCGACGAAACCCATATAATATCGACCAGCACCAGTAACACTATTCCGAGCACTAgcttttgtgctttgtttagCATGTTTTCCACTGTGTTACCCACCACGTGTGACCACGTGGTATCGTTTTGGGTTGCGATCGGTGAATAATGGCACTGTTTCACCACCCCCCGCGATACGGTGCAATCGTTCCGAAACTGGCCGAAGTGGTTTTACTTATTAAAAGCAGTTTCTGTGCGTCCTTGGGTAAATGGGATTAACGCGCTTTTCTACGCACATACTTCATTTCCGTTGGCGgcttatttaaaaattcctgtattattatttaataattggGTCCCCTGTGAATGGAATCGAAATAGATGATAGTGTTAATAATGAGCATAAGGTACTATATTTACATTATAATGTGTTCTTCCTCTATGGTAGATAACATGCATGAATGTTATAAACACTGTTCcagaatatttttgttaaatcgTTAACTTAACACCAAACAACCTCTCATTGTACCCGTCAAGTGTTAGTTTGCAGTTCATCGCATCAATCCGTTTCGGTGGATCAAAGTAACCATATGTTCACAGTTTTCCTCGTTGCGCATCATttttacacactttttttagaagaacaaaacgtaatcaaaataaaattacgacacatttttcatcaaaagttTTACGATTCCAATTTACGGTAGCATCCTAAACCAACATTGAAATCGTAACGGGTTCATAATAATTACCCGGCATTTGCACTTTTTCGTGTTACGTTCTTTCATGACCCTTTTGCCAACATGGTTACCACCAGCTGAACCACCAATACACCCGGTACCCAGGGCTATCAGCAACACGCTCAGCAATTTCGTTTGTTCAAACGCCAAAACCGAGCCTTTCAGTTGGAAATTCATACACTATTTGCACTTTTCATCTCGGGTGGATCTTTCCCACCCGCAATCAGCAACACCCAAGGGGATGATACCAATGTAAACTTTGACGAGCAAATTACACTCATTCAGTTTGTCACTATCGTCTTGTTGTTTTCACTGTCTCGTCGAGCCCGCAAAGTTAGCCCACTGTTTGTGTCGACCGAGAATCCGTGACCGTTGCCGTTTCGCGTATTGTTCGTCTTTTCTGGAGGACACTAATTTATGTCCCATATGAATGACAGCAAACAAAGATTCCTTCCCTCCCGGAGAACAGAGAGACAAGCTGTTGTGTGctaggcaagaaaaaaaaagcgcagtATGTTTAAGACGTGAATAACGGGGCGCTGTGTGTATTGTCGTTCCTAAACGATTATCGTTCTCTGACCGCTTTTTACGACTGGCGTCATCGTGACGTATGGTTGATGCTCCAACGAATTCAGTAAAACCGTGGAATGTTTACTCTCGTGACGTAGCTTCTTCTCAGAACAACACAACGCATACAGTTCTGCTCGCGGCGAGCCAATGAACTTCGCTGATAAAGGGCCGGCCCTGGGCCCCAGCGGCAATGGATTCGACCCCCCATTCCAATTACCCATGGGAATGGACGATGCACGTAGCAAACGATATCCCGTAACGATATTACATCGATTGATGATAGCCCGCAGGAAAGGGAACTATGGTTTGCAATAGTAACTAATCTGGTACAATACGAAACCTTCGCGGATGCCTTCAGTGCGGTGCTAAAAGAAAGTGTAAATAAAACCCATCGTTCCGAAGTACAAAACACTGCCGTAAAGATACGGGACACCATCGACCGTGGTACGACCAAAAACAGTAAGTACGATTAGTTGAGTGATGAATTTTATCGAAAGAACAGCGTAACGACGAACCTTTGGTTAAACTTTATCATAAAACAATACACTGGGACACTTGTACGAACGATTTAACACCTAAAAACCGGGCGAATTGTGCGACCGATGAGAATTATtgttacttttcttttgttgttgaaatttcATTCCCGATCTGCAATGTCAGTGCGAAAGAGAGCGCACTGGTCGGTTTACAATACATGCTTGAAAGGCTGAGATGAGATCAGCAGTTGAAATGGAGGAATTTGATTTCTACGATTTCACATCACAACTAAAACAGCTCGGAAGCAAAGTGAGAAGCTTAAGTAAAGTAAGAAACTTATGTagcattttatatattttaatactaTTAAAAACCTCACGAAAAGTAGAAAAGAATCTTAACGTGAAAGCCCAACCgacaaaaaacgcttaaaacgcttagcAACCGACGTCGAAACGACGTCGTTTCGACGTCGAAGGGAAGTACTTTTTCGACGAATATTGTACGTTTATAGTGTCGAGTTCAAAACTTgacgaaatgagaaaaaaatatactcaTCCCCCCACCCCACCCCACCCCTTATGCTCACTCTCACGCTCCTCACTCTGCTTACTCATTCTCCTGCACCTACGCctgttatgttatttttaactctAACTAAAACTTTTTCTATATATTCCTATCTTGTGTTTCATATTGGATTTGATCAAAGGCCCCACATGTCGGttctaatgcatttattaATTTGAATACGCTGCTTCATAGAGAGGGATGACGAAAATGAGCAGTTTGTATATTCCAAAGCAAGAGCACCGCACAACACAAGAAGAAGCACGCCTGCTGCAACATTATTTCAAAAGATGAATGAACGTTGAATTCAATGCAGGAATTTGAAACTAATTTCGGGTTCGATGAATATAACCGAACCTGAATCtcgaaatggcaaacattgtgTAACGATTGTGTTTTTAGTTGCCAATGTTAGATATgtattaaataatgaataattgtaTACGCTTTTGTTACACggtaaacaatgtaaaaacatatttatttttctttccttctgtcTTTTCAATACAACCGTATCTCTTGAAcccatagaaaaaaataaatactgttTCGTGTCGTACTGAcgttgtagtttttttctgtgaacGCACACACCACCGTTTCTGATACGCAAGCACTTTCTACCATCGTTAATGAATGTTATCCGTGATTTGTTTCGGGTTTGCGAATATATTTCGGGAAGGTATCCATTTTCGTCCACCACACTGGTCATTCCTGGATGAATTCGTTTTTGATCCTGAAGAATATTACATCTTTTGAATGCAGTGCATCTCACTTTTGCCGATGCCGACGCATCGGAATGATTTTTGCACACTTTCGACTATTTAGCACTTATTTTCTCCAATATCTGAATCGCTACTGTTTCAGGAATTGTTGATAAAACGCAACAACTACACAAAtggctagaaaaaaaactaaataaatgtaatagtTTCTGTACCATTTCTGTGGGAACCGAACAACCAACGTATTCTACCATCAAAACAATAGTTGCGTTAGCGCACCAAACAGCCTACATAGATTAAACGCTTGAaatgtacatgtgtgtgtgagccgtaGAGCAAATGACATTTCAACTCGTCGTATATCGCTTGCTCTGTCGCTTGGGAGCTCACTGTGCAGAAATTTTTCGTAAATATTTCGTTTATACTGAAAAGTTGAACACTTCTATTTCACACGTGAACCCTCTGGGAACGGAAgtcatttcaaaacaaatagtaACGGCCATTAGAAACcgtttcgttttaaaatttttttacagttttattACGTGTACTTTACAATAATAGGTTATTTTGTATGCTAAATATATTAAGGCCAATATTTCGGATTGTTGCAAAAAACATAAGTCACTGATCATGATGAAATATGaattagtttttattgtttgtaccGGGTTGGTTCGGTTTCGCTAACACGCTATCAGAAGGCTAATAATGTCCTCAAGATGACGCGAGAAATTGAAGAATGAATTTCAATTCGTACCGTCTATATGCACTAATCTAGTGTAAGTAATGCCATGAGTTTTCTACGACATGCACGCTATGTGCAACGTCCTCGGCTACTACCCCTTTTTAAAGggttctctccttctctctctcgagTAGTTACAGACtatctaaaaaaatattgaagtaAGATAAAATTCTCCTTCATAAACGTGTCTCTCCTTCCTTCTCCCTGCGGCCACTGCACGTTTGGATGGCCGGCAGGAAACGTGCGATGCACACCAGACCATTGCCCGGCGCCAGTGGTCCGTTAGCTTTAAGTAACCCTCCATGAGGCATTGGCCTTGTTTGGCCGTTCTAACTGTCTTTCGAGCGAAGCAAAATGTGAATATATATCTATATCTCTGTGGAAAATATAATCTGATCATCAACAAGAAacataaacgaaacaaatccaTCCTTACGGCGGTCCGTGCTACTCATTCTCGCTACActcactacacacacacacacacacaccgatcgGTACTGTACTTCTGGTTGGCTTGGCCACTACAACACTACACAACAAACTCGTTCCCTTACACGTACACACGCGCCACATCGCATCGGTGGATAGAAACAATGTATAGCGTTAAATAGtcacaaaaatacacaagTTCATCCATCTCGTTTGAGCTGTAATAATTATCCTGTCACAAATATCCTTCTCGTTTCCCTGATACTGGCTGGCCAGAGCTCTTGCGTTCCATTAAGTGATGTGAATTCCAAGAAGTAAAGGTAATGAGACAGCAACCGCAAAAACGGagtcatttcctttttttttctttaatttgtaATTCTACTATTGATGCTGTGCGCCTTTCCTTAAACCATCAACCGACCACATGGTTCCATGCAAGTTCCTTCACTTCCTGTAAGTAATACTGATCACAGACTGTTGTAGACACgcatacgcacacatacacacacgcacacatacactcactcAGTTTCCatctttttgtgtttgatcAATCTGTCGAACAAGATCCTCTGCACTACCACCTCCGTATCCGGGTTCTTCGGGAAGACGGATCCAAAGGGTAGCGTTTCTTTTGATTTATGCCATTTAATCGAATTTCCTACGTTATTTCTAATAATTTCGTTACGTAAAGGAGAGgaaatatgtatatatgttTGACGTGGAAATTGTTGTCAATAGTTTTGATTCGGTGTTGTATCGAGCATTCCATTGCTATGCTGCTAGTGCTGGTAGttataatttgtaataaatataTGTTAGTTCTTGTTGCTTTAGGTCTTCTGTTTCATAAACCATGCTCGTTCATGGTGGAACAGAACACGTGGTAATGAATAGCatgaaatcaataaaattaagTCTTTATCGTCATTCAACGATCGTCCACTTTCaacgttaaaaaaacaactccaacAAAATGTAACGCTGAGCTGCAATTAAGCAGGAATGGGAGCCTGTTCGTAGAAATCGGGTTCATCTTCTGCACCTTCGTTCGGTTGACTACCGTCAAGCTGGAAGTTGAACcggaaaaaacattttactcaATACTAATGAACATTCTTGCTGATCGGTGATTACTTACCGCACGGAGCTCAAGCGGAGAGAAAACATTTTCTAGCTGCTTTCGAATCGGTACCATCAGAATCAGGAAGAAGGGGAATGCCAGCGAAAAGGGTGACGATTTGACGGCCCACAGCATGGCCAGAGCCAATACCTGTACGAAGGTAAACAGATGCATCTTCCATGTTGGAACTCGCCGTACGAATGGCACTTGTGGATGATGCTTTACCGGCATTAGATACAACCGCAATCTGAAAAGGGAATGCACCAGAAGTCAGTGAGTTAATTTGATTTTCGATCCTTTCATCCTCACTGTTACACGCACCGTTCAAAGAACTGAACTCCACTCATGGAAGCTATGCCCATGTACAAGAACACACCGAACAGAACTGACATCGGAATCAAGCGCAAGATCGGAGCCATCGTTACTGATAGACCCACCATAAGCGACACAAAGAAGCCAGAAATACGCTGCTCCTTCACGTCCGTAATGTGGGGCGAATCTCCTGGTGCATGTGTCCTGAGGAATGCGTCCAAAATagtgaaatataattaaatctCTGGTGCTCCACTTCGCAGAGACGTTTGCGATGTTCTCCTACCTCGACATAATGGTGACGGCTGACACATGCGTCACCGAACGGACGGTAGCTGCACAGTGCCACGGCATACCGAAGAATCCGCAGACCGTATTGAGGAAGCACAGCAACACAATGTCCATATGCAAACCGGAACCCTTCTTCAAACCACGCTCAGGTTTGTCCACAATCAGCTCAGAAATGTGTGTCTCCATGAAGATCAGAATATACACCAGCAGCGCGGGAATTCCTGCCACGAACGGTAACCATCCGGGGACGCCACCGAGCGGAATGATCCATCCACGGCGTGTTTCATCGCTCGGCGAGAGTCCCTCCGGTACGCTCAGCTTTTCCGTGAACACCTCCGGGATCATGTAGTCGAGCAGCACGAACAGAGCAATGGAGATCGGTACTCCAAAGTCACCAAGCGCACGTCGTGCGTTACGTCCCAGGAAGTGGGAGTTGCGGAACAACTTCAGGTAGTAGGCCAAAGAGAACGTACCGAGCGTCAGGATGGTGCAGAAGAGTGCCGTGTTGGGTCGATTTCGTGGCCCAACAGTGTCTTCCGGGATGAGCAGATTCTCGGAATCGGTAGCAATTCCCAACGTTTCGTTCACGACCGTCGTAAGGCTTTCGGCAAGCAACCCGACCGTAGTTGTACCATTGCTATCCTCCAGATACGGCATCGGCAGTGGTTGTGGTTCGGTCACATTCTTGTACACATACTCAGCCAGCAGCGGATGTCTGGCGTACACGGACACCAACTTCATAACGGTTTCGACGATGTAGATCAACGTGATGAGGGCCGAGAAGATTTCCTGTGTGAAGCGTGTGAACAATCGCACATACACACTACCTTCAAAGGCGGACACAACCAGCGCGATCACCGCCAGCCAACACCCGACGTATACGCGAACCGTCAGGAAGCTGAAGTTGTTCGAGATACAGAACTGATTCAGCGCCTCGTCGAACAACAGCAGCGGACCTGTCGTACCAATGATGACCAACGGTTGGCCGGAGAACAGATGGAACACTAGTCCCACCATCGATGCCGACACAAGCGTTTCCGAGATACCGATCAGGTTGTGCGTCTTATCGGAGGACAACCCGCCGAAGGTGATGGCGGTTGAGAGGGCCGCAAAGTACATGAAGACGGTTGCGGCCAGCGTCTCCGTGTTGAGACCATCCTTGATGTCACTCTTGTACATCGGGTACCGACGCTTAATGTCGTTTATCAAACCACCCCACAAACGGTTGGTCTTCTCGAGTGGATTCTTTGGCGGTTTCTTCCCATCGCCACCACCGTCACCACCGCTCGAAGCCAGCAGCTTCTTCTCCTCTTCGCTCGTCAACAATTGCGGCTGTTTGCTCTTGATCTTTTCGTCCAGTGCCTTCTTCTTGCGCAACCGGATCATATCACTTTTCGCTTTCAGCTCCTCGAACGGCAGCAATGCCTGGCGTTCCCATTTGCCCGGTGGCAGCACGATCGAATCGTCCAGAAACTCATTGATCGCGGATAGCAGTTCGCGCCGATCGTCCGCTTTGTAGGCAATGTCGTGGAAATGCTCGTTCGACATGAGTGTAGCGATCGATCGACCCACCTCGTGATAGTCCAGCTCGGTCTTTTGTGGACCAAGCAGGATGAAGAGGAAGCGCACCGGGATCGGCACTTCCGTAATAGATGGCATTGGAATACCTTCCGCTAGGCGCACGAACGCGATCGTTGGCTGCTTGAGAAAGTCAACCGCACCGACAAGTACGGTCGTCGCTTCGGCACCCTCGGGAATACGCTTCAGGATCGATTCCTTCTGCGTACGCATCTTGATGTCTTCCTGCGACGAGGTGTATGTTTCCTCGGTAATGTTGATTCTCGTCTCACCATGGCCACCGTGTCCATTGATTTCGTTTGCCGGAACAATACGCGGTTTCTTGTCATCGACACTctattgggtttttttttggtgatggaGAATGatgcagataaaaaaaagctcaagtTAGTGAATGTAAGTGATACATTGTGATACATAGAAtggaactaaaaacaaaaaagataaagaaaggTTTAATAATTCGTtgcaaaaacacaactaaaAGCATCAACAGTACAAAAGGGATCTTACGGTAAAAGTAACTCTTGAAGCGATCAAAGCATAACAAACACCATGCACAAACAATCGAACGTAAAGCACAATATAAACATGCACAACATATTCAAAAAcgataaactaaaaacataatggtGATGGTTAGAAAATATGTATGTTAGACAGCTAATGAAAATGCGGATTATTTGTGCAGTCTCTTTGTCTCTTAAAGTAAGTAGTTCAATATTCTGTTTTGTAAAGGAGAAGAGTTCAATTTAAAAGAAGAGAATAGCTACCCTAAAGTTGATGTATTCTATTTAAAAgcttaaatgattttttttaaacaattcaaatcaaacaaattcaaaaaataaatctttattactacaaaacataaaagaaaataagccTTCTATAAAATAAGGTTTAGTAATATACCAT
The DNA window shown above is from Anopheles funestus chromosome 3RL, idAnoFuneDA-416_04, whole genome shotgun sequence and carries:
- the LOC125770415 gene encoding band 3 anion transport protein isoform X8; protein product: MSRRDNNVRKLSFLGFHTKETSNDDPNEVHLDDEIERVFGTTAEKERFELNRLQDEVILDNSPLKYDEAPRVPDSADRQMLQDTTSSASNTSNKPTSAHSNESRKPVSSPPTTTPTSPISFSSKSETTETKPSTANNTTLADNTSNDFSETVHDEPVVDQGTVQGEQWDTSARRNVHFDKDNSKGTPIEGLPIEDTNEERRRRTERHHPHKSRKFSLQEYHPEWRRQSGTEGGPTGRRISVQPEDATLQEADIDELTSHRSDDPRALRRHKVSAQSGSSLVNINRKDAPQLQHLLPSSKYKKMYDHSPHEVFVQLDELTGSGEEREWKETARWIKYEEDVEEGADRWGRPHVASLSFHSLLNLRRCLETGVVLMDLEEKDLPSVAYRVVEQMVIDELIHEDDKAVIMRALLLRHRHVNESSHGGFSFAPKRKYSSYTSLQSVDDKKPRIVPANEINGHGGHGETRINITEETYTSSQEDIKMRTQKESILKRIPEGAEATTVLVGAVDFLKQPTIAFVRLAEGIPMPSITEVPIPVRFLFILLGPQKTELDYHEVGRSIATLMSNEHFHDIAYKADDRRELLSAINEFLDDSIVLPPGKWERQALLPFEELKAKSDMIRLRKKKALDEKIKSKQPQLLTSEEEKKLLASSGGDGGGDGKKPPKNPLEKTNRLWGGLINDIKRRYPMYKSDIKDGLNTETLAATVFMYFAALSTAITFGGLSSDKTHNLIGISETLVSASMVGLVFHLFSGQPLVIIGTTGPLLLFDEALNQFCISNNFSFLTVRVYVGCWLAVIALVVSAFEGSVYVRLFTRFTQEIFSALITLIYIVETVMKLVSVYARHPLLAEYVYKNVTEPQPLPMPYLEDSNGTTTVGLLAESLTTVVNETLGIATDSENLLIPEDTVGPRNRPNTALFCTILTLGTFSLAYYLKLFRNSHFLGRNARRALGDFGVPISIALFVLLDYMIPEVFTEKLSVPEGLSPSDETRRGWIIPLGGVPGWLPFVAGIPALLVYILIFMETHISELIVDKPERGLKKGSGLHMDIVLLCFLNTVCGFFGMPWHCAATVRSVTHVSAVTIMSRTHAPGDSPHITDVKEQRISGFFVSLMVGLSVTMAPILRLIPMSVLFGVFLYMGIASMSGVQFFERLRLYLMPVKHHPQVPFVRRVPTWKMHLFTFVQVLALAMLWAVKSSPFSLAFPFFLILMVPIRKQLENVFSPLELRALDGSQPNEGAEDEPDFYEQAPIPA
- the LOC125770415 gene encoding anion exchange protein 2 isoform X4, which codes for MSKIIPILKFKAKGFLTSNDDPNEVHLDDEIERVFGTTAEKERFELNRLQDEVILDNSPLKYDEAPRVPDSADRQMLQDTTSSASNTSNKPTSAHSNESRKPVSSPPTTTPTSPISFSSKSETTETKPSTANNTTLADNTSNDFSETVHDEPVVDQGTVQGEQWDTSARRNVHFDKDNSKGTPIEGLPIEDTNEERRRRTEKLLQSKPVRSKRRHHPHKSRKFSLQEYHPEWRRQSGTEGGPTGRRISVQPEDATLQEADIDELTSHRSDDPRALRRHKVSAQSGSSLVNINRKDAPQLQHLLPSSKYKKMYDHSPHEVFVQLDELTGSGEEREWKETARWIKYEEDVEEGADRWGRPHVASLSFHSLLNLRRCLETGVVLMDLEEKDLPSVAYRVVEQMVIDELIHEDDKAVIMRALLLRHRHVNESSHGGFSFAPKRKYSSYTSLQSLSMRAEDGGNGEVIVGVRRLNSFVSPTQSYTLSPPSLHPNSVYGQSPNLSSRNQPSGGQPHAPSQHPAKDRHQRHTSNHGRCRRSGSQDSSSTATAAAASSAAAAASAAAAPVTLTTVTCAVGMRRNNSPLSLTVSVDDKKPRIVPANEINGHGGHGETRINITEETYTSSQEDIKMRTQKESILKRIPEGAEATTVLVGAVDFLKQPTIAFVRLAEGIPMPSITEVPIPVRFLFILLGPQKTELDYHEVGRSIATLMSNEHFHDIAYKADDRRELLSAINEFLDDSIVLPPGKWERQALLPFEELKAKSDMIRLRKKKALDEKIKSKQPQLLTSEEEKKLLASSGGDGGGDGKKPPKNPLEKTNRLWGGLINDIKRRYPMYKSDIKDGLNTETLAATVFMYFAALSTAITFGGLSSDKTHNLIGISETLVSASMVGLVFHLFSGQPLVIIGTTGPLLLFDEALNQFCISNNFSFLTVRVYVGCWLAVIALVVSAFEGSVYVRLFTRFTQEIFSALITLIYIVETVMKLVSVYARHPLLAEYVYKNVTEPQPLPMPYLEDSNGTTTVGLLAESLTTVVNETLGIATDSENLLIPEDTVGPRNRPNTALFCTILTLGTFSLAYYLKLFRNSHFLGRNARRALGDFGVPISIALFVLLDYMIPEVFTEKLSVPEGLSPSDETRRGWIIPLGGVPGWLPFVAGIPALLVYILIFMETHISELIVDKPERGLKKGSGLHMDIVLLCFLNTVCGFFGMPWHCAATVRSVTHVSAVTIMSRTHAPGDSPHITDVKEQRISGFFVSLMVGLSVTMAPILRLIPMSVLFGVFLYMGIASMSGVQFFERLRLYLMPVKHHPQVPFVRRVPTWKMHLFTFVQVLALAMLWAVKSSPFSLAFPFFLILMVPIRKQLENVFSPLELRALDGSQPNEGAEDEPDFYEQAPIPA